In a genomic window of Helianthus annuus cultivar XRQ/B chromosome 10, HanXRQr2.0-SUNRISE, whole genome shotgun sequence:
- the LOC110917788 gene encoding probable RNA-dependent RNA polymerase 3 isoform X1: MIDSSPEVPLQPSVEQLIAKICTDRCIPSPDVTARRSLSKLTPESAIEILNKIAVSKQIREFSRFIVYMVKKTLSVTVSSPEDDRVLPQKRSPPFSFTDGTPQKCAHFVSPNSKQVVEAPGSSSNYRTIPEYFPRSPNDGYGSLISKKITFLPHSGLEGGSPNDATCRLVDSSKGTNLVPKQLVFSTDCDLDDTNHSNVCQQLFDSSNDDHRMFAVQKQHTLPPCSTSKGTHNCSVIPDQRSLSPCTRIGGPTNILANHGKVGQHLFDSSNDGYRISAIQNQHTLSPCSTLKGTHNCSVIPDQCSLSPCASIGGPTNILANHGKVGQQLFDSSNDGYRISAVQNQHTLSPCSTSKGTHASHFYDISTATHNGSQIPDQRSLSPCVSIGGPTNILANHGKAGQHLFDSSNSIHRFPVVKKQQTFSPCSTSNGTHASHFYDISIATHNGSPIPDQRCLSPCVSVGSPTNSLAISQQSLLLNELEFRKLFLVYSYVGRKKLEDVVSVEDAIEIKKMKTLSMLDFEAKIWAKYGCRFCEPCDRAMHLDWDSGKTHLYHCYVSIDGTYQFKGPYLNPRRTHLQRELGDDNVLIIQFADDPNTPDIPPNQCNWFAAYNSISDGISIGLRHYRLFAFKDVDKKFKGDNSKKKRSKWAIKCYFIRTDSRAPWAEKDGCILFGKTSHEARCLFMHAHMVSSMAKYISRCSLALSNTIKLRVDLTCVHVERIEDIPCRDENGYVVCNEDGEPLIHTDGTGFISEDLAILCEKDFIEAKGTKEENYELKEESLGINGKESCIKEPPLLVQCRLFKDGYAVKGTLLVNKKLKPRTIQVRPSMIKVEKDTRLSNSTSFSSLEINSVSRRPRTASLSKNLIALLSVGGVPKNYFLELLENTLQDGQKVSSSMRAAVRVGLNYGQMDDSSTSVAMIGCGIPLEEPYLQFRLSIMANEERKALRSGKIPVNESYYVIGTADPTGTLNSDEVCVILDNGQISGKVLVYRNPGLDFGDVHIMNAKYVEKMEEFVGNAKYGIFFSTKGKRSVGTEIANGDFDGDTYWVCRNPQLLHYFKASEPWQRKYSTPKAPSKKPSELSPEELESELFSLLFKTQKHSMVAGRAADSWQAFMDQYLVLGENDVDEKRRIKEKLLKLADLYYDALDAPKSGKSVDIPQSLLPRKYPHYLEKFPNKSYSSSSVLGEIYDRAMAYQPDNALIREIWKLPCFNVEIPDSILSLWKNRYDSYRHEMSSALQSGDESKNNSADIVMNKYKKMLYEAENFASSTRKIEDIYNDALAIYHVSYDYAIRYANVAKCGFAWKVAGEALCSYHESKTPGRSISFKMNVLSKFI, translated from the exons ATGATCGATTCTTCACCTGAAGTTCCTCTGCAACCGTCAGTCGAACAACTGATCGCTAAAATCTGTACGGACCGATGTATACCGTCACCGGACGTAACTGCCAGACGTTCACTCTCAAAGCTCACTCCGGAATCAGCGATCGAAATTCTGAACAAAATCGCTGTTTCGAAACAAATCCGTGAGTTTTCGCGTTTCATTGTTTATATGGTGAAGAAGACGCTTTCAGTTACCGTTTCTTCACCGGAGGATGATCGTGTGTTGCCGCAGAAGCGATCGCCTCCGTTTTCGTTCACTGATGGAACTCCTCAGA AATGTGCACACTTCGTTTCTCCAAATTCCAAGCAGGTTGTAGAAGCACCTGGTTCTAGTTCAAACTATAGAACCATTCCTGAGTACTTTCCTAGGTCTCCAAATGACGGCTACGGTTCTTTAATTTCAAAGAAAATTACATTCTTGCCACATTCAGGTTTGGAGGGTGGAAGTCCAAACGATGCTACTTGTCGCTTGGTTGACTCTTCAAAGGGCACGAATTTGGTCCCAAAACAACTTGTATTCTCAACAGATTGTGATTTAGATGATACAAATCATAGTAATGTATGTCAACAATTGTTTGACTCTTCAAATGATGACCATCGTATGTTTGCGGTCCAAAAGCAACATACACTGCCGCCGTGTTCAACCTCAAAGGGTACACACAACTGTTCTGTAATTCCAGATCAGCGTAGTTTATCACCCTGTACGAGGATTGGTGGCCCCACAAATATTCTTGCAAATCATGGTAAGGTAGGTCAACACTTGTTTGACTCTTCAAATGATGGCTATCGTATTTCTGCGATCCAAAATCAACATACACTGTCGCCATGTTCAACCTTAAAGGGTACACACAACTGTTCTGTAATTCCAGATCAGTGTAGTTTATCACCCTGTGCGAGTATTGGTGGCCCCACAAATATTCTTGCAAATCATGGTAAGGTAGGTCAACAATTGTTTGACTCTTCAAATGATGGCTATCGTATTTCTGCGGTCCAAAATCAACATACACTGTCGCCATGTTCAACCTCAAAGGGTACACACGCTAGCCACTTTTATGATATTTCAACTGCCACCCACAACGGTTCTCAAATTCCAGACCAGCGtagtttatcaccctgtgtgagtaTTGGTGGCCCCACAAATATTCTTGCAAATCATGGTAAGGCAGGTCAACACTTGTTTGACTCTTCAAATAGCATCCATCGTTTTCCTGTAGTAAAAAAGCAACAAACGTTCTCGCCATGTTCAACCTCAAATGGTACACACGCCAGCCACTTTTATGATATTTCAATTGCCAcccacaacggttctccaattccagatcagcgttgtttatcaccctgtgtgagcgttggaagcccgacaaacagtcttgcaattagTCAGCAGTCATTACTTCTTAATGAACTCGAATTCAGGAAATTGTTCTTGGTATATAGTTATGTAGGGAG GAAAAAGCTTGAAGATGTAGTTTCTGTTGAAGATGCCATTgagataaaaaaaatgaaaacattgtCGATGCTTGATTTCGAAGCTAAAATATGGGCCAAATATGGTTGCAGATTTTGTGAACCATGTGACAGGGCAATG CATCTTGATTGGGATTCTGGAAAGACGCATCTTTATCACTGTTACGTGAGTATTGATGGAACTTACCAGTTTAAG GGGCCATATCTTAATCCAAGAAGAACTCACTTACAGAGGGAACTTGGAGATGATAATGTGCTAATTATCCAATTTGCAGATGATCCAAACACGCCCGATATCCCACCCAATCAGTGTAACTGGTTTGCGGCTTATAACAGTATTTCTGATGGGATTTCTATTGGTTTGCGTCATTATCGTCTTTTTG CATTTAAAGATGTAGATAAGAAGTTTAAAGGTGATAACAGTAAGAAAAAACGGTCAAAATGGGCAATAAAATGCTACTTTATTAGAACGGATTCTCGTGCACCATGGGCTGAGAAAGATGGTTGCATTTTGTTCGGAAAAACGAGCCATGAAGCAAGGTGTCTGTTTATGCATGCGCACATGGTCTCTAGCATGGCTAAATACATCTCTAG ATGTTCACTAGCACTATCAAATACAATAAAGCTCCGTGTTGATCTTACTTGTGTGCATGTTGAAAGAATTGAAGACATTCCTTGTCGT GACGAGAATGGCTACGTTGTTTGTAATGAAGATGGGGAACCGTTGATTCATACAGATGGGACAGGATTTATATCAGAAGATTTAGCAATTTTGTGTGAAAAAGATTTCATTGAAGCTAAGGGCACAAAGGAAGAAAATTATgaa CTTAAAGAAGAATCACTCGGAATTAACGGCAAAGAATCTTGCATTAAAGAACCG CCTTTGCTCGTCCAATGCCGCTTGTTCAAGGATGGTTATGCTGTCAAaggaactcttcttgtaaataaaaag ctcAAACCCCGAACTATTCAAGTCAGACCCTCAATGATAAAGGTTGAGAAAGATACTAGACTTTCCAATTCAACTTCATTCAGTTCGTTGGAGATAAATTCCGTAAG TCGTAGACCAAGAACAGCCAGTCTATCAAAGAACTTGATAGCACTTTTAAGCGTAGGAGGTGTTCCTAAAAATTACTTTTTGGAATTACTGGAAAATACATTGCAAGATGGCCAGAAAGTATCCTCAAGTATGCGGGCAGCAGTTAGAG TGGGCCTAAACTATGGACAAATGGATGACTCATCAACTTCAGTAGCAATGATTGGGTGTGGAATTCCGCTTGAAGAACCGTATCTTCAATTTCGTCTTTCAATTATGGCAAATGAAGAACGGAAAGCGCTTCGTTCGGGAAAGATTCCAGTTAATGAAAGTTATTATGTAATAGGGACTGCTGATCCTACTGGAACCTTGAACAGTGATGAAGTTTGTGTTATTCT GGATAATGGTCAAATATCAGGAAAGGTTCTGGTTTATCGGAATCCGGGCCTTGACTTTGGGGACGTACACATTATGAATGCAAAATATGTTGAAAAAATGGAAGAATTTGTTGGAAATGCTAAATATGGTATTTTCTTCTCTACAAAGGGCAAGAGATCAGTGGGAACTGAAATTGCCAATGGTGATTTTGATGGAGATACGTACTGGGTTTGTAGAAACCCACAG TTATTACATTACTTCAAAGCAAGCGAACCGTGGCAAAGGAAATACTCAACCCCAAAAGCACCTAGCAAGAAACCTAGCGAGCTTTCACCTGAGGAATTAGAGTCCGAGCTTTTTTCTCTACTTtttaaaacacaaaaacataG TATGGTAGCTGGTAGAGCTGCTGACAGCTGGCAAGCATTTATGGATCAATATCTTGTTTTGGGAGAAAATGATGTTGATGAGAAGCGTCGAATTAAAGAAAAGCTGTTGAAGTTAGCTGATTTGTACTATGATGCACTAGATGCCCCCAAAAGCGGGAAATCG GTTGATATTCCTCAAAGTTTATTGCCCCGGAAATATCCACATTATCTCGAAAAGTTTCCCAACAAATCATATAGTTCTTCTTCTGTTTTAGGAGAAATTTATGATAGAGCAATGGCGTATCAACCTGATAATGCATTGATACGAG AAATCTGGAAATTACCGTGTTTTAACGTCGAGATACCGGATTCCATTTTAAGTCTATGGAAGAACCGGTACGATTCATACAGGCACGAAATGTCTTCAGCCTTGCAATCTGGAGATGAATCGAAAAACAACTCTGCAGATATCGTGATGAATAAATATAAGAAG ATGTTATACGAGGCTGAGAATTTTGCATCAAGTACTAGGAAAATCGAGGATATTTACAACGATGCCCTTGCAATTTATCATGTAAGTTATGACTATGCTATCAGGTATGCAAATGTTGCAAAGTGCGGATTTGCATGGAAGGTAGCTGGTGAAGCGTTGTGCTCGTATCATGAATCGAAAACCCCCGGAAGGTCGATTTCGTTTAAAATGAATGTGTTATCCAAGTTTATTTAG
- the LOC110917788 gene encoding probable RNA-dependent RNA polymerase 3 isoform X2, producing the protein MIDSSPEVPLQPSVEQLIAKICTDRCIPSPDVTARRSLSKLTPESAIEILNKIAVSKQIREFSRFIVYMVKKTLSVTVSSPEDDRVLPQKRSPPFSFTDGTPQKCAHFVSPNSKQVVEAPGSSSNYRTIPEYFPRSPNDGYGSLISKKITFLPHSGLEGGSPNDATCRLVDSSKGTNLVPKQLVFSTDCDLDDTNHSNVCQQLFDSSNDDHRMFAVQKQHTLPPCSTSKGTHNCSVIPDQRSLSPCTRIGGPTNILANHGKVGQHLFDSSNDGYRISAIQNQHTLSPCSTLKGTHNCSVIPDQCSLSPCASIGGPTNILANHGKAGQHLFDSSNSIHRFPVVKKQQTFSPCSTSNGTHASHFYDISIATHNGSPIPDQRCLSPCVSVGSPTNSLAISQQSLLLNELEFRKLFLVYSYVGRKKLEDVVSVEDAIEIKKMKTLSMLDFEAKIWAKYGCRFCEPCDRAMHLDWDSGKTHLYHCYVSIDGTYQFKGPYLNPRRTHLQRELGDDNVLIIQFADDPNTPDIPPNQCNWFAAYNSISDGISIGLRHYRLFAFKDVDKKFKGDNSKKKRSKWAIKCYFIRTDSRAPWAEKDGCILFGKTSHEARCLFMHAHMVSSMAKYISRCSLALSNTIKLRVDLTCVHVERIEDIPCRDENGYVVCNEDGEPLIHTDGTGFISEDLAILCEKDFIEAKGTKEENYELKEESLGINGKESCIKEPPLLVQCRLFKDGYAVKGTLLVNKKLKPRTIQVRPSMIKVEKDTRLSNSTSFSSLEINSVSRRPRTASLSKNLIALLSVGGVPKNYFLELLENTLQDGQKVSSSMRAAVRVGLNYGQMDDSSTSVAMIGCGIPLEEPYLQFRLSIMANEERKALRSGKIPVNESYYVIGTADPTGTLNSDEVCVILDNGQISGKVLVYRNPGLDFGDVHIMNAKYVEKMEEFVGNAKYGIFFSTKGKRSVGTEIANGDFDGDTYWVCRNPQLLHYFKASEPWQRKYSTPKAPSKKPSELSPEELESELFSLLFKTQKHSMVAGRAADSWQAFMDQYLVLGENDVDEKRRIKEKLLKLADLYYDALDAPKSGKSVDIPQSLLPRKYPHYLEKFPNKSYSSSSVLGEIYDRAMAYQPDNALIREIWKLPCFNVEIPDSILSLWKNRYDSYRHEMSSALQSGDESKNNSADIVMNKYKKMLYEAENFASSTRKIEDIYNDALAIYHVSYDYAIRYANVAKCGFAWKVAGEALCSYHESKTPGRSISFKMNVLSKFI; encoded by the exons ATGATCGATTCTTCACCTGAAGTTCCTCTGCAACCGTCAGTCGAACAACTGATCGCTAAAATCTGTACGGACCGATGTATACCGTCACCGGACGTAACTGCCAGACGTTCACTCTCAAAGCTCACTCCGGAATCAGCGATCGAAATTCTGAACAAAATCGCTGTTTCGAAACAAATCCGTGAGTTTTCGCGTTTCATTGTTTATATGGTGAAGAAGACGCTTTCAGTTACCGTTTCTTCACCGGAGGATGATCGTGTGTTGCCGCAGAAGCGATCGCCTCCGTTTTCGTTCACTGATGGAACTCCTCAGA AATGTGCACACTTCGTTTCTCCAAATTCCAAGCAGGTTGTAGAAGCACCTGGTTCTAGTTCAAACTATAGAACCATTCCTGAGTACTTTCCTAGGTCTCCAAATGACGGCTACGGTTCTTTAATTTCAAAGAAAATTACATTCTTGCCACATTCAGGTTTGGAGGGTGGAAGTCCAAACGATGCTACTTGTCGCTTGGTTGACTCTTCAAAGGGCACGAATTTGGTCCCAAAACAACTTGTATTCTCAACAGATTGTGATTTAGATGATACAAATCATAGTAATGTATGTCAACAATTGTTTGACTCTTCAAATGATGACCATCGTATGTTTGCGGTCCAAAAGCAACATACACTGCCGCCGTGTTCAACCTCAAAGGGTACACACAACTGTTCTGTAATTCCAGATCAGCGTAGTTTATCACCCTGTACGAGGATTGGTGGCCCCACAAATATTCTTGCAAATCATGGTAAGGTAGGTCAACACTTGTTTGACTCTTCAAATGATGGCTATCGTATTTCTGCGATCCAAAATCAACATACACTGTCGCCATGTTCAACCTTAAAGGGTACACACAACTGTTCTGTAATTCCAGATCAGTGTAGTTTATCACCCTGTGCGAGTATTGGTGGCCCCACAAATATTCTTGCAAATCATGGTAAG GCAGGTCAACACTTGTTTGACTCTTCAAATAGCATCCATCGTTTTCCTGTAGTAAAAAAGCAACAAACGTTCTCGCCATGTTCAACCTCAAATGGTACACACGCCAGCCACTTTTATGATATTTCAATTGCCAcccacaacggttctccaattccagatcagcgttgtttatcaccctgtgtgagcgttggaagcccgacaaacagtcttgcaattagTCAGCAGTCATTACTTCTTAATGAACTCGAATTCAGGAAATTGTTCTTGGTATATAGTTATGTAGGGAG GAAAAAGCTTGAAGATGTAGTTTCTGTTGAAGATGCCATTgagataaaaaaaatgaaaacattgtCGATGCTTGATTTCGAAGCTAAAATATGGGCCAAATATGGTTGCAGATTTTGTGAACCATGTGACAGGGCAATG CATCTTGATTGGGATTCTGGAAAGACGCATCTTTATCACTGTTACGTGAGTATTGATGGAACTTACCAGTTTAAG GGGCCATATCTTAATCCAAGAAGAACTCACTTACAGAGGGAACTTGGAGATGATAATGTGCTAATTATCCAATTTGCAGATGATCCAAACACGCCCGATATCCCACCCAATCAGTGTAACTGGTTTGCGGCTTATAACAGTATTTCTGATGGGATTTCTATTGGTTTGCGTCATTATCGTCTTTTTG CATTTAAAGATGTAGATAAGAAGTTTAAAGGTGATAACAGTAAGAAAAAACGGTCAAAATGGGCAATAAAATGCTACTTTATTAGAACGGATTCTCGTGCACCATGGGCTGAGAAAGATGGTTGCATTTTGTTCGGAAAAACGAGCCATGAAGCAAGGTGTCTGTTTATGCATGCGCACATGGTCTCTAGCATGGCTAAATACATCTCTAG ATGTTCACTAGCACTATCAAATACAATAAAGCTCCGTGTTGATCTTACTTGTGTGCATGTTGAAAGAATTGAAGACATTCCTTGTCGT GACGAGAATGGCTACGTTGTTTGTAATGAAGATGGGGAACCGTTGATTCATACAGATGGGACAGGATTTATATCAGAAGATTTAGCAATTTTGTGTGAAAAAGATTTCATTGAAGCTAAGGGCACAAAGGAAGAAAATTATgaa CTTAAAGAAGAATCACTCGGAATTAACGGCAAAGAATCTTGCATTAAAGAACCG CCTTTGCTCGTCCAATGCCGCTTGTTCAAGGATGGTTATGCTGTCAAaggaactcttcttgtaaataaaaag ctcAAACCCCGAACTATTCAAGTCAGACCCTCAATGATAAAGGTTGAGAAAGATACTAGACTTTCCAATTCAACTTCATTCAGTTCGTTGGAGATAAATTCCGTAAG TCGTAGACCAAGAACAGCCAGTCTATCAAAGAACTTGATAGCACTTTTAAGCGTAGGAGGTGTTCCTAAAAATTACTTTTTGGAATTACTGGAAAATACATTGCAAGATGGCCAGAAAGTATCCTCAAGTATGCGGGCAGCAGTTAGAG TGGGCCTAAACTATGGACAAATGGATGACTCATCAACTTCAGTAGCAATGATTGGGTGTGGAATTCCGCTTGAAGAACCGTATCTTCAATTTCGTCTTTCAATTATGGCAAATGAAGAACGGAAAGCGCTTCGTTCGGGAAAGATTCCAGTTAATGAAAGTTATTATGTAATAGGGACTGCTGATCCTACTGGAACCTTGAACAGTGATGAAGTTTGTGTTATTCT GGATAATGGTCAAATATCAGGAAAGGTTCTGGTTTATCGGAATCCGGGCCTTGACTTTGGGGACGTACACATTATGAATGCAAAATATGTTGAAAAAATGGAAGAATTTGTTGGAAATGCTAAATATGGTATTTTCTTCTCTACAAAGGGCAAGAGATCAGTGGGAACTGAAATTGCCAATGGTGATTTTGATGGAGATACGTACTGGGTTTGTAGAAACCCACAG TTATTACATTACTTCAAAGCAAGCGAACCGTGGCAAAGGAAATACTCAACCCCAAAAGCACCTAGCAAGAAACCTAGCGAGCTTTCACCTGAGGAATTAGAGTCCGAGCTTTTTTCTCTACTTtttaaaacacaaaaacataG TATGGTAGCTGGTAGAGCTGCTGACAGCTGGCAAGCATTTATGGATCAATATCTTGTTTTGGGAGAAAATGATGTTGATGAGAAGCGTCGAATTAAAGAAAAGCTGTTGAAGTTAGCTGATTTGTACTATGATGCACTAGATGCCCCCAAAAGCGGGAAATCG GTTGATATTCCTCAAAGTTTATTGCCCCGGAAATATCCACATTATCTCGAAAAGTTTCCCAACAAATCATATAGTTCTTCTTCTGTTTTAGGAGAAATTTATGATAGAGCAATGGCGTATCAACCTGATAATGCATTGATACGAG AAATCTGGAAATTACCGTGTTTTAACGTCGAGATACCGGATTCCATTTTAAGTCTATGGAAGAACCGGTACGATTCATACAGGCACGAAATGTCTTCAGCCTTGCAATCTGGAGATGAATCGAAAAACAACTCTGCAGATATCGTGATGAATAAATATAAGAAG ATGTTATACGAGGCTGAGAATTTTGCATCAAGTACTAGGAAAATCGAGGATATTTACAACGATGCCCTTGCAATTTATCATGTAAGTTATGACTATGCTATCAGGTATGCAAATGTTGCAAAGTGCGGATTTGCATGGAAGGTAGCTGGTGAAGCGTTGTGCTCGTATCATGAATCGAAAACCCCCGGAAGGTCGATTTCGTTTAAAATGAATGTGTTATCCAAGTTTATTTAG